A stretch of DNA from Lotus japonicus ecotype B-129 chromosome 4, LjGifu_v1.2:
GGTGCATGATTAGGTTCGGTGTGCTTGGTCTTCCTCTTAGTTCCTTTCCTCATGGTAGTGAAGGAGAATCGAATGGAAGATACGAAACAGTaacagagaagagagataggGTTTTGGAATTGAATCGAAGGCGCTAGATGCGGATTCAaattgagagagaaagaagagagagagagagagacctaTTTATACAGAGGAATTGAACGAGTGAGATATTTTCAAACGGCGTGAGAACAACGCTCATGGTAAGAGTTCAATTTTcggatttaatttaattaattatttcaaaaaacattatttgacttcaaaaaaaaaactcagtgAATTTGGTTTGTGATTTATGtgtattaattaattgagtaaCACATTCTAAAAGAGGATTTCATTgttgaaattaatttaattttgtgtGATTTTGTGTATTGAATGGTTAATGAGCAAACTTAAAAGGATATCTATTCAAAATATTAACAAATTCGGAGAATTATTTTTTTGACTAATAGGAATAATATTTTATGTATTAACttgattaaaaaatttaataagttGTCAAAGTCAGAGGattattgttttttattaatagaaatttttcatttaaaattgttaatatgtttaattattatattttatgaattatattaattattaaatgaaaaataatgtttatcaaaattttcaaaaagcattttaaaataattaaattatactaaattattaatgaaaataatttgtttttctctttacaAAAAGTGTATATTtggttttgttttattgttgGACTCTCATAAAGGTAAACTATAGTTCTCCAAGGTTCATCTATGTATCTCCCCAACTCATGTGTCCACCAGGTCTTATTGCTTGAGTTATTCTTCAGAGACATTTGTTGGACTCTTTTTTTGCTTTACTAAAAAAATCTTATGATTCATAAAGAGActaattagaaagaaaaaaatcaatatttataacATTTAAAAAGAACAAATAATTTGAGAAAAATGGAAAAATCAAAGAAACGGGGAGTAAATATATGTAAGATTTTAGGGTGGACCGACTAAAATAATGGTTTGCTCATTACACTAGGTAACAATAGCATAAAATTTCACAAACACAAACTAGTCTCAatcttatttttcattgtcCTCTCCAATGTCAGCAAGTAGCAAAGACGATAGTGAGGACGACAATGAAGACGTTGGTGAGGACAACTACAAAGGTGGTACGACGCAATGGAGAGCTCGGTTGGGTCCATTCGTTGTGGCAGTGGTTGGCCTAAAGGTAGGGGCTGGACAACGTCTAGGTTGGGCATGAGGTTATGGTGTGGCATGAAATTGGTTGCAGAGTTGTGGTAAGGTGGTTGATCCAGTGGATGTTAAAGGTAGGTTGTCGGAAAATGATGGATTTGGGAAGTTAATGACTTAAGGTGTTTTGATCTCAATGTGGAATATGGTTATGGGCCTTGTGGCTGAGATACTAGCTTGGTTATGGATCAGTTTGGTTTAGATGGTGGCCGGCACTGGGGTTTGGTGGTGGTTTCAGCCTTTCAGGTGAGTGGTTTAGGTCCCCCCTTTGCCAGTTAAGCCAAGTGATTGATCTTGTTTGGCAGTGGATCCTGCAAGAGAGCAATTTGACCGAGGTGGACATGAGATTGATGGTGGTGTCTAAGAAGTGATGAGAAATGGTGACATGAGGTTAACTATCCATTGTTTGAGGATCAAAGCCCGAAAATGGGGTGTAGGTTGAAGGAGACCTTTTATCGACAACCACCTTTAGAGGGCAATTTGACCGAGGTGGACATGAGATTGATGGTGGTGTCTAAGAAGTGATGAGAAGTGGTGACATGAGGTTAACTTTATAATTTGAGGTTTTTATTTGTCAGCATTTGAATAATTGActcattcaaaaaaattaatcatatATCTTatggttaagaaaaaaaatcacaagTTGTTTACATTGTGGCCCACCTATGAACCACTAGAGACCATGGTGGATGAGGGCCACACTTTTTTATCTTGGTAAGAATTTTATGCTGAGTTTGTGATGGTCTGATGGACGAATCATTGCCCCATAAAAGCAGAAGCTTCCTTCTGTAATGCCAAATCATGGAGAAGCTGGGGCCcaaaaaattaaagaattaGGAAAATGAATTCAGGAAACTGTTGAGAATGATgagaaactttctttttcatattttgTCATAAATGAGGAGAACATGGTTTTCATGATcaactttctttccttttcatatgcttttgggttgGTGGAGGAGGATTCTCATCAGATTCAGACGAAGAATCCAGGCCAAGACATTTCAGAAATGCAACTCTGGCTAATTTGAAATAATAGCAAGGGTGGAGAAAATAAAGTGGTGAAGAAGCCTCTCCTTCTGCTGCTACTGCAACCTCTTCTCTCACTATCCCTCTGCTTGCACTTCTTGCTACTATCTCGCCTTTAACACTTAGGTTCTCTACCCCCTGCATGCCAAAATACTCTATCAGTTAGCAGCTTAAGCAATAAGCACTTATCATGTAAGCACTTATTTATAAGGTTATTCAAGAAGCTTTAGCTTATAAGCAGATATAAGACCTTAATCATAAGTTAAAATGAAGAGCCTgtaaaaataaacttaaaagaACTTGTAGTAGGTTATAAACTATTTTTATAGCTGGACATTTTTGTAACTGTTTATACTATTAGATAAACCCAAATAAACACTTCTAAATGCAGCTAAAATTGATCAACATGAAGTTCATGACAAGTGGACATGGATTTCCTACTTATTGGGATTTAACATACGATAAAACATACACATTTCTATACATGCTgttttctctgtttttcaattACAACATGACGCATGGGTTCAAAGCGAAAAATTGAGGTAAGTTATCACTTCAACAAAATTGATAAAATAGATGTCTGCATTTGTTATTGAGCAACAATACATATAATACAGTGGTGACTTTTGTGCTTTAGCAAATTCAACAACAAACCAACAATCCCCTCCTGTTGACTAATGAAAGAAATACAATTATTCAACTTCCAGAACAAGTTCAATTATACATAAAAAGAACCTTATAAACCCTGATGATTGAAGACACAATACCAAACATTAAATGATTAAGTTGCAACCGACATTTTCCCCCTGATAGGGTCATAGGGAGATCCAACACTTACATCGTTAACAATTAGTCAAATACTTCTCAACAACAATTGGATGGTTAGAATTTGGATGGAATTCTGACTAATATTGTTGGAT
This window harbors:
- the LOC130715222 gene encoding uncharacterized protein LOC130715222, coding for MFDFGDELILQSFRIPWLIWIQLIIVLLLLLAFIFSFTIFASSDPSPDTVAAASASTIQPLANHHSTVITNALHSTRGVENLSVKGEIVARSASRGIVREEVAVAAEGEASSPLYFLHPCYYFKLARVAFLKCLGLDSSSESDENPPPPTQKHMKRKES